From one Brachypodium distachyon strain Bd21 chromosome 4, Brachypodium_distachyon_v3.0, whole genome shotgun sequence genomic stretch:
- the LOC100831084 gene encoding histone H4: MSGRGKGGKGLGKGGAKRHRKVLRDNIQGITKPAIRRLARRGGVKRISGLIYEETRGVLKIFLENVIRDAVTYTEHARRKTVTAMDVVYALKRQGRTLYGFGG, encoded by the coding sequence atgtctGGAAGAGGCAAGGGAGGGAAGGGGCTCGGCAAGGGCGGAGCCAAGCGGCACCGGAAGGTGCTGCGCGACAACATCCAGGGCATCACCAAGCCGGCGATCCGGCGTCTGGCGCGCAGGGGCGGCGTGAAGCGCATCTCCGGGCTGATCTACGAGGAGACCCGCGGCGTGCTCAAGATCTTCCTCGAGAACGTCATCCGCGACGCCGTCACCTACACCGAGCACGCCCGCCGCAAGACCGTCACCGCGATGGACGTCGTCTACGCGCTCAAGCGCCAGGGACGCACCCTCTACGGCTTCGGCGGCTAG